The Alosa sapidissima isolate fAloSap1 chromosome 16, fAloSap1.pri, whole genome shotgun sequence genome has a segment encoding these proteins:
- the b3gat2 gene encoding galactosylgalactosylxylosylprotein 3-beta-glucuronosyltransferase 2: MKSVFYSRFFILLPWVLIVIIMIDVDTKRSSVRNTAQFYLSRLGNAQRHERPALPVKNRTALPVIYAITPTYSRAVQKAELTRLSNTFRQVPQFHWIVVEDSSPRTELVSRFLARCGVPYTHLNIFTPRRFKRTGMPRATEQRNNALSWLRQHRSLKDAGVVFFADDDNTYSLELFEEMRSTRRVAVWPVGLVGGRRYERPLVEKGKVVGWYTGWRADRPFAIDMAGFAVNLRVILSNPRAQFKRRGAKPGMQESDFLKQITKVEDLEPKANNCTKVLVWHTRTEKVNLGNEPKHHQDTVHIEV, from the exons ATGAAATCCGTCTTTTACAGCCGATTTTTCATACTCCTTCCATGGGTTTTGATCGTCATCATCATGATCGACGTGGATACAAAGAGATCCTCTGTTCGGAACACAGCACAATTTTACTTGTCGCGACTTGGAAACGCACAGCGGCATGAGAGACCCGCGTTGCCCGTGAAGAACCGCACAGCTCTACCAGTCATCTACGCAATCACCCCCACTTATAGCAGAGCAGTGCAGAAAGCTGAGCTCACACGGCTCTCCAACACCTTCCGTCAGGTGCCACAGTTTCACTGGATCGTGGTGGAGGACTCAAGCCCCCGGACGGAGTTGGTGTCGCGCTTCCTCGCCCGATGTGGTGTTCCGTACACACACTTGAACATTTTCACACCTCGGCGTTTTAAGCGAACCGGTATGCCTCGGGCCACTGAGCAGAGGAACAATGCGCTCAGCTGGCTTCGGCAACACCGCTCCCTCAAAGACGCGGGGGTCGTCTTTTTCGCAGACGACGACAACACATACAGCTTAGAGTTGTTCGAGGAG ATGCGCTCCACACGGCGTGTGGCGGTGTGGCCCGTGGGGCTGGTTGGGGGTCGTCGGTACGAGAGGCCGCTGGTGGAGAAGGGGAAGGTGGTGGGGTGGTACACGGGATGGAGGGCCGACCGACCTTTCGCCATCGACATGGCAG GATTTGCAGTGAACCTGCGTGTGATTCTGTCCAACCCAAGAGCTCAGTTCAAACGTCGCGGGGCCAAGCCAGGCATGCAGGAGTCCGACTTCCTCAAACAGATCACCAAAGTAGAAGATCTGGAGCCAAAAGCCAATAATTGCACAAAG